In the genome of Triticum urartu cultivar G1812 chromosome 5, Tu2.1, whole genome shotgun sequence, one region contains:
- the LOC125510131 gene encoding ER lumen protein-retaining receptor erd-2.2-like has translation MRASKRPLGVVMAWVRRQPPKVKAFLAVVTGMAALVFIRFIVHDHDNLFVAAEAVHALGIAVLIYKLTKERTCAGLSLKTQDLTALFLAVRLYCSFVMEYDIHTVLDTATLVATLFVIYMIRFKLRSTYMVDKDNFALYYVVIPCAVLALVVHPSTSHNIANRFSWAFCVYLEAVSVLPQLRLMQNTKIVEPFTAHYVFALGVARFLSCAHWVLQVLDSRGRLLTALGYGLWPSMVLLSEIVQTFILADFCYYYVKSLVGGQLVLRLPSGVV, from the exons ATGAGGGCGTCGAAGCGGCCGCTCGGCGTGGTGATGGCGTGGGTGCGCCGGCAGCCGCCCAAGGTCAAGGCCTTCCTCGCCGTGGTCACCGGCATGGCCGCGCTCGTCTTCATCCGCTTCATCGTCCACGACCACGACAACCTTTTCGTCGCCGCCGAGGCCGTGCACGCGCTCGGCATCGCCGTGCTCATCTACAAGCTCACCAAGGAGAGGACCTGCGCCG GACTATCCCTTAAGACTCAGGATTTAACTGCATTGTTTCTAGCTGTTAGACTATACTGCAGCTTTGTCATGGAATATGACATCCATACAGTGTTGGATACTGCTACACTTGTGGCTACACTTTTTGTTATTTACATGATTCGGTTCAAACTTAGGTCAACTTATATGGTGGACAAGGACAACTTTGCATTGTACTATGTG GTGATACCTTGTGCTGTGTTGGCACTAGTTGTTCATCCTTCAACGTCTCACAACATCGCAAACCGGTTTAGCTGGGCGTTCTGTGTTTACCTGGAAGCTGTCTCAGTGCTGCCGCAACTGCGTTTGATGCAAAATACCAAG ATTGTGGAACCGTTCACAGCTCACTATGTGTTTGCGCTGGGGGTTGCGAGGTTTCTTAGCTGTGcccactgggttctccag GTTCTGGACTCCCGTGGGCGTCTGTTGACTGCGCTGGGCTACGGGCTGTGGCCATCCATGGTTCTCCTGTCAGAAATCGTGCAGACCTTCATCCTCGCGGATTTCTGCTACTACTATGTGAAGAG CCTGGTCGGCGGGCAGCTGGTGCTACGGCTACCCTCCGGGGTGGTGTAG